Genomic DNA from Mycolicibacterium helvum:
GCGGGTTTCCAGCTCCAGCGCGAAATGGCTGTGGTAGCCAGCGCCGGCAAGCGCCTTGAGGCCGCGGCCAAAATCGACGGCGCCGTTGCCGACGGACAGGTTGATGTCGCCGGGCACAGCATCGCGGATGTGCACATGCGCGATGTGGGGGCCGAACCGGTCCACGAACTCGACCGGATCCCCGCCGGAGGCGACGATGTGGCTGAAGTCCATCACAATCCCAACCCGGCCCTCGACGCGTTCGGTCAGTGCCCCAGCACGATCGATGTCGAAGCACAGTCGGTGGAAGTGCAGTGACTCGGTCCACAATTCGACTCCTGCGGAGGCGGAAATACCGGCCGCCCAGATGAGTTCGGTGGCGACTCGGTCGAGGTCGATGTCCAGCGATTCCAGCGGATCGTGGCTCAGTGCGCCGCACGGCAGCACCAGAGCGCGCGATCCGGTGGCGGCCGCGAGTGCGACGAGCGCCTCGACGTGCGCAGTGCGGGCAGCACGGGCGGCGACGTCCAGCGCGGCGTTGAGGTCGCCGACGTCGCCGTTGATCGATCGCACCGTCAGCCCGGACTCCGCAACGGTGGCGGCGACGGCGGCGACGGCCACCTCGTCCAGGACATAGGGCACGTGGTCGCAGACGCCAGGCAGGGCGCCGAGGTCGATCTCGGTGAAACCCAGACCCGCGATCGTCTGCAGCGCCGCAGGCAGCGGCTGGTGCCGAAAACTGATCGTCGAACAGCCGAGCCGGGGATGGAATGTCGCGTTCACGTCACCTCCTGTGATGGCGACCACAGTATCCCAGTCGACTGTTAACAGTCAACGGGCGACTATACGTTGATGTCGACTGTTGACATCTATTGTGCGCGGGATCACACTGGTTGCCTACTGCACTGTTGACCGTCGACAGTGGCCTGGATTGCTAATTGGAAGCCCAGGTGGGAATGGTTTTGAAAGGATGACCACCATGAGCGCTGACGCTCTGAGGATGCGCGGGCCGGTGAACGGCACACCGGACGCCAGGCGGGTCGCGATCGGTTCCGCCGTCGGCGCCGTCATCGAGACTTACGACTTCATCGGCTTCGGTACCGCGGCCGCCCTGTACTTCGGCCACGCGTTCTTCCCGAACTCCAGCCCGGTCGCCGGCACGTTGGCCGCGTTCGCCACCCTCGGCGTCGGCTTCGCCGCCCGCCCACTCGGTGGCATCATCGGCGGGCACCTCGGCGATAAGCTCGGCCGCAAACCCGTGCTCGTCGCGTCGCTGATCGTCATGGGACTGGCGACCTTTGCGATCGGACTGCTGCCCACCTATGCCGCGGTCGGCGTGCTGGCGCCGGCGCTGTTGGTGACCGTTCGCATCGTCCAGGGCCTGGCGTTCGGCGCCGAGTGGGGTGGCGCCATCCTGATGAGCTACGAGCACGCGCCGTGGAAGAAGAAGGGTCGCTACACCGGCATCGTGCAGGCAGGGTTCCCGGTCGGGCTGCTCTTGGCCAACCTGGTCTTTCTGGTGAGCGTCCACCTCGGTGGCGACTGGGCCTGGCGCGTGCCGTTCCTCGCCAGCATCTTCCTGGTCATCGTCGGCCTGATCATCCGGGCCCGGGTGCCCGAATCCCCGGTGTTCGAAGACGTCAAGAACGAGGGCAAGATCGTGCGCTCCCCGATCGTCGAGGTCCTACGCACCGATTGGCGAAATATCTTGCGCGGCATCGGACTTCGCATTGCCGAAACCGCCGGTTACGCGGTGTCCATCACCTACATGATCAGCTATCTGAAGAACGCCCACCTCGCTACCGCGACCCAGACCCTGGTGGCGCTGTGCATTGCCTCGTTCCTCGGCATCTTCGCGACCATGGCGTGGGCGAGACTGACCGACCGGGTGGGCCGCCGGCCGGTGTACATCTGGGTGTGCGCCCTCGGCATCCCGTTCGGCGTGCTGATGTTCCTGCTCGTCAACACCGGGCTGCTCGTGCTCATCGTCGCGACCTTCGTGGTCGCCTACGGCGTGTGCCAGAACGCGCTGGCGGGCGCGCAGGGGGCCTGGTTCCCGGAGCTGTTCACCGCCAACACCCGCGCTTCCGGCGCCTCACTCGCCTACCAGATCTCGGCCATGGTCTCCGGCTTCACGCCCTTCATCACGACGCTGTTGTTCGAGTGGTTCGGCTGGATGGGGCCGGCACTGCTGTTCTCCGGCTATGCCGCCATCGGCCTGGTGGCCGCGCTGTCCACCCGGGAGACGTGGGGTGCTGCCGAGCGCCAAGCCGCGGACCTGGCCGCCTCCCAATCCCATGTGCTGGCCGCCTGATGCGGGCCGACAAGGTTCGAGATGCCGCGTACCGCATGCGCCATCACGTCCTGAACATGGGTGAAGCACAGGGACAGGGCTACGTCGGCCAGGCCCTGGGAGCCGCCGACATGCTGGCCGCGGTCTACGCCGACCAGCTGAACTACCGGGCTGACGACCCGCATTGGGACGGCCGCGACCGCTTCCTACTGTCGACCGGGCACTACGCGATCGGGTTGTATGCGGCTCTGGCCGAGGCCGGCATCATCGGCGTCGACGAGCTCGACACCTACGGTTCCGACGACTCCAGATTGCCGATGTCCGGAATGGCCAGCTACACACCGGGAGTGGAGATATCCGGTGGATCGCTCGGGCACGGTCTGACCGTGGCTGTCGGGATGGCTTTGGGGCTGCGACACCAAGGCTCGAGGGCTCGTGTGATCAACTTCCTGTCCGACGGCGAACTCGACGAGGGTTCGACATGGGAAGGCGCCATGGGTGCTGCGCACCATCGGCTGGGCAACCTGGTTGCCATGGTCGACATCAACGCGCTGCAAGCCGACGGTCCCACAGCCGGTGTGCTGCGCACTGAGCCGGTGGCCGACAAATGGGCGGCCTGCGGCTGGCATGTGCAACGCATCGACGGCAACGATGTCGGCGCGCTGCTCGAGGCCTTCGATCTCTGCGATCCCGATAGACCATCAATCATTCTGTGCGACACGAGAATCGGATGTGGGGTACCACTGCTGGAGGACCGCGAGAAGGCGCACTTCATGCGCATCGACGCCGACGAATGGCAGATCTGCCGCGATCAGCTCACCCAGAACCACGAAGGAGTTCCCGCGTGACCGCGCCCGCCAAGCTCAAGACTTCGGCGATGATCGCGTCGTTCGCCGATCCCGGCCAGAAGACCGCGCCGGCGCCATTCGGCCACGCTCTGGTCAAGGCCGCCCGGGACGACGACCGGATCGTCGGCCTTACCGCCGATCTGGGCAAGTACACCGATATGCACATCTTTGCGACTGAGTTCCCCGACCGGTTCTTCCAAATGGGGATGGCCGAGCAGTTGCTCTTCGGAGCAGCGGCCGGCATGGCGGAGACCGGTCTGGTGCCGTTCGCATCGACGTACTCGGTGTTTGCCGCGCGGCGAGCCTACGATTTCATCTGCCTGGACATCGCCGAGCCGAATCTCAACGTCAACATCGTCGGCGGCCTACCGGGGCTCACAACCGGGTACGGACCGTCACATCAGGCCACCGAGGACATCGCCATCTTCCGCGGCATGCCGAACCTGACGATCGTCGACCCGTGCGATTCGGTGGAAATCGAGCAGGCCGTACCGCAGTTGGCCCGGCACCCGGGACCGACGTATCTGCGGCTGCTACGCGGGAATGTGCCGACAGTGCTCGACGAATACGGCTACCGTTTCGAGCTCGGCAAGGCCAAGACGCTCAGGGACGGGGCCGACGTCGTGCTGATCTCCAGCGGACTGATGACAATGCGTGCGTTACAGGCCGCCGACGCACTCGCCTCGCATAACGTCGGCGTCGCGGTGGTGCACACCCCGACCATCAAACCGTTCGACGCTGAAACCGTGCTGGCGCAGGTTGATTCGGACCGCTTGGTGCTGACGTGCGAGAACCACACGGTGATTGGCGGACTCTTTGAGACGGTGGCCTCCGCCGCTGTATCGCGGGGCCTGAGCCGACAGATCACGCCCATCGCGCTACCAGACGAATTCCTGGCTGCCGGCGCCCTGCCGACGCTGCACGATCGCTACGGGCTATCGACAACGAAGATCGTCACGACGGTACTGGAGCGACTGTAGAGTGTTGACAACTGAATGTTGACATTAAGGGAGCGTCCCATGTCGGTGGATGGCACGTCGTTGCTGCGGCTGGAAAAGACCAGCCTGCGCGAGCAGGCGCTGAGTGCTCTGCGGCGCGCCATCACCACCGGCCAGCTCACCCCCGGCACGCATCTGGTGGAAACGGATTTATCCGACGCTCTGCAGATCAGCCGCGGCACCCTGCGTGAGGCCATGCGCCAGCTACAGCAGGAAGGCCTCATTTCAATGGGCGCCCGGGGCCGCCTGTCGGTACGACACCTGGACGCCAAGGAGATCCGCGACATCTTCAATGTCAGGGCGGCATTGGAATCGCTGGCCGCCCGCGAATTGGCTTCTCGCGCAGACCGGGCGGACCTGGTGACAGCGCTGCGTCACGCCGTCGATGAGATGCAACGCTGGGCGGCCGCCAACCTTGAGGACCGGATCGAGGCCGACTTACGTTTCCACCGCACGATGTGCCAACTAACCGGAAACGAGACGCTCCTGCACCAGTGGACATCGCTGGAAGGCAGCATCCGGATGTCAATCATGTTCGCCGGCGTGGACCGCGCGATCAAAAACATGGATGCCAAACGACATAACGACATTGTCGACGCCATCGAGTCGGGGGACGGCGACAAGGCCGCCGCCACGGTTCAGGACCATATGTCGGGTGCGGCGTCGACGTTGGTCGGTTCCGCGTAGTAGGGCGCCTAACCCGTCAGGGCTGCCCGAGCACCCGGCGCATAACCGCGTCGCGCGCGCGGGCCGGGAGCTTGGTCATCACCGTCATCTGGATCGTGGTGGCCACCCCGACCGGGTAGCGCGCCTTGGCACGGCGAGCGGTCAGCGCCTCGTGTACCACCTTGGCCACCTTTTCCGGGTCCACGGCCAGCCGCTGCTGCATCTGAATTGACTTGCGCATGCCTGCAACATGTTTGGTGTAGAGGGCGCGGTGGTTCGCCGTCAGCGCGGCTTCCATGTCGGCGACAGCCTGGTCGGCCGTGCGCCACAGGTCGGTGTCTGTCTGGGCCGGCTCGACCACACTGACCGCGATCTGCCATGGGCGAAGCTCAAGTCGCAGCGCATCGGCGGCAGCCTCGAGTGCGAACTTGGAGGCGCTGTACGCACCCATCATCGGTGCCGAAACCTGGCCATTCACACTGGAAATGAACACGATTCGGCCACGCGACTCGCGCAGCAGCGGAAGCACCGCCGAAGTGACAGCGAGTTGACCGACGACATTGACGTCCAATTGCCGTCGAATCTCGGCCGGGGGCAACCCCTCCAGCGGGCCGGTGACTGCGATTCCGGCGTTGTTGACCACCGCATCAAGACGCCCCGGCAGCACCTCTAGCAGCGCGGCGACCTGTGCGTCGTCGGTGATGTCGAGCGTGACCGCACTGACCCGAGGTAGTGCTGACAACGCTTCGGCGTCGGCCGCACTACGCACACCGCCGATGACGTCCCAGCCGGCGGCGGCCAGATAACTCACTATCGACCTACCGATTCCCCGGGCTGCGCCGGTGACCAGAACAGTGGGCATAGGCCCGACTGTAGCTATCCCGCCGCGGGTCGCGGGCCGTACCGGAAGACGGCCAGACTGGTTGCCACCACGATCGCAGCCAGCCCGATCACCGGTGCCACCGTCCAGCGCGTCATCGTCGCACCGACCATCGCGCCCGCGCATAGCGTCGCCACCACGCTGAAGCGCAGCTTTTGGCGCGCCCCGCTGCCGCCGGCGAGCCGACTGTCGACGCCGATGCCTACCAGCGTGGACGTCAGCACCGTGGTGCTGAGTTCCTGCACGCCGAACTGGCGCGCGGCGGCGTTCTGGGCGCCGAAGGTCAGGGCCAGGCCGGCGATCAGGATGAGCTTGCCGTTGTCGTGATAGTCCACGACGCCGGTGCCGGCGAGCACCGCCAGCACGCCCAGCAGGACCACCTCGCTGCCCAGCGCCGCCGTCAGCCATACCCGCACCTCGTAGTCGAAGTGGCGCGCGAACCGGCCGCCCAACACGGTCCCGACGAGGAAGCTGACGAACGAGAGGATCGCGGCGATCATGTCCACCCCGGAATGCGGAACGAACCAGAATCCGAGGAAGACCACGTTGCCGGTCATGTTGGCGACGAACACATGCCCGAGCACCAGCACGCTGACCGCGTCGACCAAGCCGGTGGCAAAGGTCAACAGCAGCAGCGCGACGACGGTGGAGCGTTCCGATACGGGCGAGGCGACGACCATGCGCCAAGTATCGCCAATCGGCGTCTCAGAGCCTCGGCGTGAGGTCCAGCGACGTCACGGTGGTCATCTTGGTGACCAGCCAATGCGAGCCCTCCCGGGTGAGCTGCACGCGGTAGGACAGGTACTTCGTCGACGGGATGTCCTTGCTCAGCGGGCTCTTCGACGTGGTGTTGGTGTAGACGATCGCGGTGGCATCTGAGCCATTCAGCGATTCGACGGCCGCGCCGACCACTTCGGTGCTGTTGGTGACCTTGGCCTGTTTGTTGGTCGGCACGATGGCGTCGACGTACTTGCGGTACTGATCCTCGAAGTCCCCGGACAGGTACTTCGCTGACCGGTCCGGCAACTTGTCCATGTCGTCGGGGGTGTAAGTCCACAGCGTCGTGATCGCCTCGGCAGCGGTGCGGGCGATAGTGAGCTTGGTGTCGACGGTCGCCCGGTCCATCAGATAGGGCTGCACGGTGGCACCGGCGAAGGCACCTGCCGCGACAAACAGCGCCGCCGATACGCCCACCGCTAGAGTTTTCTTGTTGGGGCTGAAGCGCTTTCGCGCCTTCGGCGACTCTTCGGTTGCCGACTCGGAGGCGGTCTCGGCGACGCCAAGCTCGACGGCCTCGCTACGCACCTCGCGGTCGGACGCCCCGTCAGTCAGATCACCTGCAGTAGGTTGCTGATCTTCCACGGCCCTGCCGCACCTCCTTCTTGAGTCGCGGTGACCATCCAGCGGCTACCGCTTTCGATGGTCTTGCCGTCGGGCATCCTGGTCTTGGTCGTGGCGGCCACTGCCACATCCGCACTGCCGTCGCGGTTCCAGCGCTCGATACCGAGGGCCTGCACGGTGCCCGCCGTCGGCTCGGCCCGGGCCACCTGGATGACGACCTCGTTCATCTTGTCCTGATACAGCTTGGCGAACTGCCCGGTGCCCTGGGACAGCACCTTGTCGGCGTAGTCGTTGGCGTGGAACGGGTCGATCGACGTGTACTGCGTGACGAAGCCGCGAACGAAACTCAGCACCGCCACCTCACGAATCGCGTCCTGCCGCTGGGTTTCCCGTTTCACCAGCAGCAGAGTGCTCACCGTCAGTGCGGCGATGATCGCGACCGCGGCAAGACCCGCGACCAGCGGCAGTACCCACCGGCGCGGTTGCGCGTCGGGCAGCCGGAACAGCTCCTGGGCGTCGGCGTCGACCTTGCGCCGCGGGCTCACTTCGCCTCCCCCGACGGGTTGGGCTTAGCCAGCACCGAGAGATTGGCCACCTGCCACTGACCGGAGGCGGATCGCTCGAAGCTCACCTGCACGGTCGCGGTGATCAACCGTTGGTTGGGGGCTTCGCCGCGCTGGCCCTGCATGAGCAGCAGCATCTCCCCGCGATCGCCGGTGTTGGTCAGCACGGCGCTGTTGGTGACCCAATAGTCGTTGTCGACAGCTCCGGCCTTGCGAACCGAATCCTGCTGGGCCACAAGCTGTTGCCGATAGCCGTCGGTCACCAGCCCCCGGGCCCGCGCGAAATCCGCGTCGATGGTGGCGACGTTGTAACTCAGCATCTGCTGGACGAGCTTGGGTCCCTGCACCGCCAGCTGCTGACGGCTCTGCTCGACGGCGAGTTCAGGCCGGTACACCGCGAAGTACCCGAGTGCGGTCGCCGCACCGGCGACCACCGCGAGCGCCACCAGCACCGCACCGGCGAACTTCCGCCGATTGGGACGCTCGGCGACGCGGTGCACCCCGGTGCGCGCGAGCAGATCGGCGAACGTCCGATTGCGCGGGTCCCACAACGGCCACAGCCAGCCGATGAACAGTGCGGCGGTGTCAAGCAGGTGCGCGACATCGCGCACGAGCAAGCGCCACGGATCGATCGGGGCGCCATCGCGTCTGACGACAGCGAT
This window encodes:
- a CDS encoding sugar phosphate isomerase/epimerase family protein gives rise to the protein MNATFHPRLGCSTISFRHQPLPAALQTIAGLGFTEIDLGALPGVCDHVPYVLDEVAVAAVAATVAESGLTVRSINGDVGDLNAALDVAARAARTAHVEALVALAAATGSRALVLPCGALSHDPLESLDIDLDRVATELIWAAGISASAGVELWTESLHFHRLCFDIDRAGALTERVEGRVGIVMDFSHIVASGGDPVEFVDRFGPHIAHVHIRDAVPGDINLSVGNGAVDFGRGLKALAGAGYHSHFALELETRDITHDERPGWAVQTGHLISELI
- a CDS encoding MFS transporter, with translation MSADALRMRGPVNGTPDARRVAIGSAVGAVIETYDFIGFGTAAALYFGHAFFPNSSPVAGTLAAFATLGVGFAARPLGGIIGGHLGDKLGRKPVLVASLIVMGLATFAIGLLPTYAAVGVLAPALLVTVRIVQGLAFGAEWGGAILMSYEHAPWKKKGRYTGIVQAGFPVGLLLANLVFLVSVHLGGDWAWRVPFLASIFLVIVGLIIRARVPESPVFEDVKNEGKIVRSPIVEVLRTDWRNILRGIGLRIAETAGYAVSITYMISYLKNAHLATATQTLVALCIASFLGIFATMAWARLTDRVGRRPVYIWVCALGIPFGVLMFLLVNTGLLVLIVATFVVAYGVCQNALAGAQGAWFPELFTANTRASGASLAYQISAMVSGFTPFITTLLFEWFGWMGPALLFSGYAAIGLVAALSTRETWGAAERQAADLAASQSHVLAA
- a CDS encoding transketolase; the protein is MRADKVRDAAYRMRHHVLNMGEAQGQGYVGQALGAADMLAAVYADQLNYRADDPHWDGRDRFLLSTGHYAIGLYAALAEAGIIGVDELDTYGSDDSRLPMSGMASYTPGVEISGGSLGHGLTVAVGMALGLRHQGSRARVINFLSDGELDEGSTWEGAMGAAHHRLGNLVAMVDINALQADGPTAGVLRTEPVADKWAACGWHVQRIDGNDVGALLEAFDLCDPDRPSIILCDTRIGCGVPLLEDREKAHFMRIDADEWQICRDQLTQNHEGVPA
- a CDS encoding transketolase family protein, producing the protein MIASFADPGQKTAPAPFGHALVKAARDDDRIVGLTADLGKYTDMHIFATEFPDRFFQMGMAEQLLFGAAAGMAETGLVPFASTYSVFAARRAYDFICLDIAEPNLNVNIVGGLPGLTTGYGPSHQATEDIAIFRGMPNLTIVDPCDSVEIEQAVPQLARHPGPTYLRLLRGNVPTVLDEYGYRFELGKAKTLRDGADVVLISSGLMTMRALQAADALASHNVGVAVVHTPTIKPFDAETVLAQVDSDRLVLTCENHTVIGGLFETVASAAVSRGLSRQITPIALPDEFLAAGALPTLHDRYGLSTTKIVTTVLERL
- a CDS encoding GntR family transcriptional regulator; the encoded protein is MSVDGTSLLRLEKTSLREQALSALRRAITTGQLTPGTHLVETDLSDALQISRGTLREAMRQLQQEGLISMGARGRLSVRHLDAKEIRDIFNVRAALESLAARELASRADRADLVTALRHAVDEMQRWAAANLEDRIEADLRFHRTMCQLTGNETLLHQWTSLEGSIRMSIMFAGVDRAIKNMDAKRHNDIVDAIESGDGDKAAATVQDHMSGAASTLVGSA
- a CDS encoding SDR family oxidoreductase, producing MPTVLVTGAARGIGRSIVSYLAAAGWDVIGGVRSAADAEALSALPRVSAVTLDITDDAQVAALLEVLPGRLDAVVNNAGIAVTGPLEGLPPAEIRRQLDVNVVGQLAVTSAVLPLLRESRGRIVFISSVNGQVSAPMMGAYSASKFALEAAADALRLELRPWQIAVSVVEPAQTDTDLWRTADQAVADMEAALTANHRALYTKHVAGMRKSIQMQQRLAVDPEKVAKVVHEALTARRAKARYPVGVATTIQMTVMTKLPARARDAVMRRVLGQP
- a CDS encoding YoaK family protein gives rise to the protein MVVASPVSERSTVVALLLLTFATGLVDAVSVLVLGHVFVANMTGNVVFLGFWFVPHSGVDMIAAILSFVSFLVGTVLGGRFARHFDYEVRVWLTAALGSEVVLLGVLAVLAGTGVVDYHDNGKLILIAGLALTFGAQNAAARQFGVQELSTTVLTSTLVGIGVDSRLAGGSGARQKLRFSVVATLCAGAMVGATMTRWTVAPVIGLAAIVVATSLAVFRYGPRPAAG
- a CDS encoding Mce protein, whose protein sequence is MEDQQPTAGDLTDGASDREVRSEAVELGVAETASESATEESPKARKRFSPNKKTLAVGVSAALFVAAGAFAGATVQPYLMDRATVDTKLTIARTAAEAITTLWTYTPDDMDKLPDRSAKYLSGDFEDQYRKYVDAIVPTNKQAKVTNSTEVVGAAVESLNGSDATAIVYTNTTSKSPLSKDIPSTKYLSYRVQLTREGSHWLVTKMTTVTSLDLTPRL
- a CDS encoding mammalian cell entry protein, which translates into the protein MSPRRKVDADAQELFRLPDAQPRRWVLPLVAGLAAVAIIAALTVSTLLLVKRETQRQDAIREVAVLSFVRGFVTQYTSIDPFHANDYADKVLSQGTGQFAKLYQDKMNEVVIQVARAEPTAGTVQALGIERWNRDGSADVAVAATTKTRMPDGKTIESGSRWMVTATQEGGAAGPWKISNLLQVI
- a CDS encoding RDD family protein is translated as MTVTAPDADEADATAVEIDAIEVTGQTPAAVLASWPARAGAFAVDVFFPTGVVITCLLVAQSASISGRGWLRWTVIALAAAVFLAMALNRLLLPSLTGWTLGRSLAGIAVVRRDGAPIDPWRLLVRDVAHLLDTAALFIGWLWPLWDPRNRTFADLLARTGVHRVAERPNRRKFAGAVLVALAVVAGAATALGYFAVYRPELAVEQSRQQLAVQGPKLVQQMLSYNVATIDADFARARGLVTDGYRQQLVAQQDSVRKAGAVDNDYWVTNSAVLTNTGDRGEMLLLMQGQRGEAPNQRLITATVQVSFERSASGQWQVANLSVLAKPNPSGEAK